One Gossypium hirsutum isolate 1008001.06 chromosome A08, Gossypium_hirsutum_v2.1, whole genome shotgun sequence genomic window, attatgtcatgttCTTAGTATGTAAATTAGTGATATTTATGTCACACTCtgaataaatatgttaaatagcatatttcaattaatataaaattgcataagaaatcattttacacaagtaaattgaaaataaattaagagtataTAAATATTCAAGAAATGGATACGTGTGACAAATAGAGTAATTTTTGAACAAATATGATCAGATATGTCATTCCACATATCTTATTCTCGATTAGTTGTGGAAAAAATTGCTCATCCTAGCATTTTTTATATTGGAGGTTCTAGTTTAACAAGCTCTTGAAACCTCACCAAACATTACAATTAGGTGATTTGACTACCCAATCTTTTATTTGTACCCAAATAAGCTAAAAAGAACCCAAAACTATTTATGAGTTGAAGATTAGAAGCTATGGACAGTTTTATAcattatgtaataaaaaaatagatatgatcaGAAGTTataacaaaattattaataaaaaaatatttttttccgaAGAAATATACAACAAACATttcaaattaaacattaattttaaaatgcaagtatgttttaatattatattactaGAAATACTATGAAACGCTACGAAACACCTTCAAGcaattatttttttgttgaaaatgcgAAAACATTGGACTTAATTTATACCTATTTGGTTATTCACCAACTCAATTATGCTTGGCATTTTACAGgtgttatatattatttgttaatatattttacaaatttaattgtgaaaattataaatttaaaatataaatatgtattaaaaatgacatataataaataataaaacatatgatttgaaattaattaattataataataagtaaaatttgtatgatattaaaataaaaataaataaattaaattatgagtaaaataaaatttaaaaacataaatatattaaataaataatactaaatTCGTTACAATTATTTAATGGTTTTGTCACCAAATTAGAGgtggcccgaaggcccgcccgaaaaatgggagggtttgagtaaaaatataggccctaaaaatgggcttggacaaaaaacgatgcccgtttagaaaacgggccgggcccctggtaagatttttttggcccgggtcTGGCCCGGtccgattttaatattaaattatttttatttttaattttaagtaacttTAGTACTTTGACTTTactctttttgttatttttaatgttattttgatattgtaaaacttttgttattaatataatttggttcttaatttagttttaatttgtttcaatttttcaattttaatataattactttttattatatttttaatttatgtattattttaagaattatttttgtctcattttttatttgttttttttaatatttgtttttatgtttttaaatgtatttgatttattatttttaaattttttttatttaataaaaaaagcaaaaaaaaattaatatggtcGGGCTAGGCCGGGCCAGGCTCGGGCCTACTATTTTTTCCTGAGCCagacttggacaaatttttaggcctatATTTCGGGCAGGGCCGGGCCTAAAAATGGGCAAAAaatttttatgggcccggcccggcccggcccatgcacacctctacacCAAATGTAAGTTAGTGTTAAATTAACTTGTGActcaattaataacattattaatatatacaattgatggagataataaattgtacatattaaaataaaaatatataaaatacattaaaataaaactttagttgagtagtaaatttaaaattttactaatccAATTGGTATGGATTTAAATCTCAtaataagtatatttttattggtttttgttaaaataaaaaaactaaaaaaccgtttaataatataatttttttaattacataaagaCATTTTCAGAGTTTCTTAATCAAGTCAGTGCTCAATTGACACGTGATACAAATTCAGTTAAAGGCTTTATTAATAGTATAGGTACTATATATGCGTCaaaaaacatatattattatttattaatattaaagtaataaaaatatttcataattatttttttaatattttaaagtaaattttaacttaaactcAAGTCAGTGGGCCGATTTTAGAttacaatcatatatattatttaaagtaAAAGTTTCatgtattttagaaaaaaaaatttaactagtGAAAAATTCTTTTTGTGACAAGTGGTATTATTATTTGTGCaataaattaacatttttatttgttgTTATGAAGTACACCCCTTTTCGTATTATTTCGAAGTTAAAATATGATCGTGTaaaatatgcaataattattaattactgtatatttgattataaaatatggtaagaaataaataaaataaaaatttctattatatttaGATTCTAAATATAATTACCAACTAAcgaatttatataatatatttttataaaatttagatattttatatatacatttaaaaaatattaatttcaatttaattatttatcacctATTTTGATAGCATTTAACGctaatttcaattaattagatTAAAAGGTTAGGCTATTAATGTTTTCTTTTAAAGTACATAagttattttaaacttttttctgttaaaaaaagtAAACATAGATTACAGGGACACTCAAACTAATGGTTGTTATACCATagattataacatattttaattattatacgCTATCAATTcttatatagattttaaaatttaaatctaacgAATTGAGTATTAATTCGATTGACATTGATATATTGTTAGTGTAGGAAGACATAAGTTTGAGTACATTAAAATATATTGTCCTCctatttaagaattaaaaaatgttataaataattctagatattatatcaaaatgaatagatATAATAACAACCGTATATATTACCTACTAAaagttttacttttctttttcccttttttaaacgtcaaattttgaattttctttgTATTTATAATTATAGAGTATTGGTTTTCATTTGAAATTTCCAAATGACAATTAGATGATTAGTTTTGTGATTAACAGTGAAAAGTTAATAGAAGTAAAAAAGAcggaaataaattgattaatattaTGGAAAGAAGAAAAGGAATAGGCGTAGGAGTCGTGGACGTTGGTTGTCCCAAATCCCAATCAAGAAGAGATTAGAAAATGATGACGGCATCATACGGCACCCACCGTAACATAATAATAGAATAAAGCTTGAAAGTGATCGACCGACCGGGCTAATCGGGTCACTATAAATAGATGGAAATAATAACACCCGAGTATCCAGCATGGGCATTGATTAAAAATAACCCCTAAAATAAAGCGGTTTCTTGGTTCACACGAGAGGGACTCCCCCGATTCTCAAGTCTCTCCCACCCAAACATATCACAATAAATTAGGTATTCCACCTTCTATTTTTCCCCCAAACACGCATGCAAAtcgtttttctttttctaattctttTCTGACACACACACAAATTTCGAAGCTCTGGATTCCACCTCTTCCCGTCCTCGCCGACGGTGCTTATGCCGGTTGGTTTCCAGGTATCTAATTCCGTTTATTTTCACATGGATCTGATCTCATCCGgtttaatttcttcttttctcttctctgtgttttttttttggttaggattagattaggagttttttttttcaattcaaatggATCTAttgtcttttatttttgttttgcgtttttagtaatttaatcTATTATGTTTTGCACTTTTTATTTTGTCACGAAATttctttagtatttatttattttttttcgtgaAATGTTCTGTTGCTGTTTCTATTTGGCGTGTTTGTCTCATATCCTATTTGTTTGGTTTATATACAGGGAATATATATACAGGGAATAggaattgtttttatttataatcaggcattgaaatttttttaatgatatgaTTGCTCGCTGCTAGTTATGCATTCTTGCTTGAATATTGCTTGAATTTGATATAGCCTCTACTCCTTTATGGGGTTTCGCTTTCTAAGATGTATATACTACACTTTTTGGACATTCTTTGATGCCGTATGCTTAAATTAGGATCTGTGTTGACTCAAGTTTCCATTGATGTTATTTTAATGTTAGATTGCACCGGACTTGGATTTAAAGGGATTTAGCTTTCCTTTCAAGACATGGAGAAAGCCTGCTTCTGGTCAAATTGCAACCTTTTCCGGGTTTTTTTATTCCAAGAAGCACTTGACTGGCGGTTTATTGTCCATGGAGATTCTCTTTTGGTTTCTTTTGTCAATTGCACTTAGTGCCCAGCCTCCTCTTAATACTCAACACGGAGCCGCAATGCATTTTGTTTTCTAAGATAGGTGCTAGATCTTTAGCACACTTGTGTAAGTAAgcgttttttattctctttttgaCCAAAGAATATGATAGGTAGGCTCTGAATGTTTTAATTGGCAGTGCATTGTtgatacaacatgcagtcatcaGAAAACACCTTCCAGGTACACTATATATTCTCATATTTATCTTTTCTCAATCCATCAACGATCTATTCCTTTCCTAACCTTTatcatattttgtttttttctcttctaTTATCACAGGGCTTGTAGTAATTGAGTGAAAGTTGCTTACTAAGCATTAGCATTAGTAGTTCTTAGTTAATGTTTTGCTGTTTGTCCTGATGGATACTGATTAATGAGGGTATGTTGGTTTGCTGAGCATTCTGCAACTGCTTCTATTTAGTATAGATGAGTTAACTGCAATTAAGCTCTTGAACTGAGTGAGTGTATCTTGAGCTTGGAATCCTTCCTTTTGGCTGGAGCAATCATTCTGATCGTATCAGTATGTTTTGTGGAGCTCATCCATTCCTTTCGTTGATGCCTTTTTTTGGTCTTGAAGCTGCGGGTTTGATACCAAATAAGGCTTTGAAGCCCATCCACCATAAAAACACTGGCTTAATGTTATTGCACGTTTCCAGCAGAAATTAATGGTGGATTTAGCTTATCTCCAAAGCagtttgtttatgttttatagtttTAAGTACAAGCCATCTTTTACCGAAGATAATTGTCACATGTCTATCCTTGGTTCTTATAAATCTCCTGAATAAAGAAAGGGCTAATTTTTGTTCCGCAAGAAAATGGACAGGTAAGTTGTTTAGTTTGGGATGTGCTATACAGTATTGATTTTCTGCATGGTAATTTATGCTTATCATTGTTTGGCATGATATTAGGTACAAGTTAATTAAGGAAGTTGGAGATGGAACATTTGGGAGGGTGTGGCGAGCTATTCATAAGCAGTCTGGGGAAATTGTGAGTATGCTTGGAAtgttatttacttaaaaaattttaatagcaTTTTTTGTTGATTAAGTTGATATTGGAATATCCTTTTCAAATGAATACTATCTGTTTTGAAGGTTGCGAttaagaaaatgaagaagaaatattACTCGTGGGAAGAGTGTGTGAATCTGAGAGAAGTTAAGGTAGTACTAGTTGCTTTATTCTTGTTTTTCTTGTATTCATTATATTTCTTAGACATGATAGTCTGTTTCTTTTGACAGTCACTGCAGAGAATGAATCATCCAAATATCGTGAAGCTTAAGGAAGTCATCAGGGAACATGACATTTTATACTTTGTTTTTGAATACATGGTAAGTGATCAGCATCTATTTGTGTTCTTTAATCATTGGGGTTTTACTGAAACATGAAATTCTTCCAGGAATGCAACCTTTACCAACTTATGAAAGACAGGGAAAAACTTTTTTCTGAAGTTGAAATCAGAAATTGGTGTTTCCAAGTCTTCCAAGGTCTTGCATACATGCACCAGCGTGGATATTTTCATCGCGACCTAAAGCCTGGTATTCTGTTTAACTTTTTCCTACAAAATTCATGTTTATATTTGTTTCGTCTACTCTAAGAAATATCCTGCAACTAACTGCCCTTCTCTTCTAGAGAATTTGTTGGTTACTAAAGATATAATCAAAATTGCTGATTTTGGTCTTGCAcgtgaaataaattcaagtccaCCATACACTGAGTATGTCTCAACACGCTGGTAGGTTTGGTACTTTAGAATTTAGTGTttgggtttctttttctttttaattttatatattcattGCAACTTATCTGTGTCTTGTATTCCTTGCATTTTAGGTATCGTGCCCCTGAAGTACTCCTTCAATCATACCTGTATACTTCAATAGTTGGCAAGTTTTCACTGCATTTGATAGTCATTTACTTTAGGATAGAAGTAGTGACAGCCTTTTATAACTATGCTTTTTCTACTTATTGCAGATATGTGGGCGATGGGTGCAATCATGGCTGAGTTATTCACCTTACGTCCTCTTTTTCCTGGAACAAGGTATGTTCTTATGATGTTATCTAACTATCTTTTCTAATTTGTTTGGCATGGCTGGTTATTCATTGAAACTTCATCATTGGTGCAGTGAAGCAGATGAGATCTACAAAATTTGTAGTGTAATAGGTACTCCAACTAAGGATTCATGGCCTGATGGGCTTAATCTTGCAAGGGCTATAAACTACCAATTCCCACAGGTCGTCTTCTTGATGTTCTTTTACACAGATTGTACCATTGTAGCATGATTTCCAAGTTAATTTTAGCAGGTGGGGCTGCTATTGATTATCTTTTGAGTGCATGAaatcttatatttttttcaatctcttttattCAACATTGCAGTTTGCTGGTGTGCATCTGTCTGCATTGATACCATCAGCAAGCGACGATGCAATCAGCCTTATTACAGTTAAGTGCATTTCTGCTGACTTTGTTAGTTATTATTCTTTCACACCCTACATTTGAAATGGATTTCTGTTTTTGTGATTtggaccattattatttttatttggatgCTTGAAGAAAAATTGACATTTGCTTTGTTGCTTGTTTTAGTCTCTCTGTTCGTGGGATCCTTGCAAAAGGCCAACTGCTGCCGAGGCCCTTCAACATCCATTCTTTCAGGTGGTATCCTTTATAAGTAGATTATGGTATCTAATTATGATATTTAAGATGCATTTATGTTATAGCTAGTGCTCCGCTGAAGGAATTTCTTATGATGTGCAGGGTTGTTTTTATGTTCCTCCATCTCTTCGTCCCAGAATAGCTGTTTCTAGAACTCCTCCATCTGGTTTGTTCTAAAACATTAACATTTTTCTATTATGTTTGGAGGAGGTATATTATTTGGTTTCACTTGTTGCTAATTTCTAATTCGCATGCTTGTAGCTGGGGTTAGAGGAACATTGGAACAGCAATCTGTTAGGAGGTATTCTGGGGCTCAGCCCAATGGGAAATTCACTGGCAGTTTTTCTTCTCTGAAAACAAATGCTTCCTTCAGCACAGGTGCTGATTGTATGTGTTTTAATACAGACTTAATTTACTATTGATATTGGATGTTGAATGCATGAACTAGTATCTTTAAAGGGCATTGATATGATAAAAGGTGTTGTAGCTATGTTTATGGTCAAACTAAGCAAGACATACAACTCGTTTTTGTTAAGCTTGAGTGCTTGCTGAAGGAAATCGCAATTAAATTGTCAGCAATACATTTTTTTATGGAGTTGCATTTAGTTGTGATTTGTTGTGGATTCTTGCAGGTGCGCAACGCAAGCCTGAGTTGCTTAATCAGGTAATCCATGTTTAAATGTTATTGCTTATGTAATGATATTTTTCCTTGGGTTGCTCCTAAATATGATCTTTTGACTTTGCCCTTCTCTGAAGGATCTGAGAAAGAATGATAAACCCTTGAAGAACTATAGCAAACAAACAAGGTATTGGCCACCTGGAAGAAGGACAACAAGTAAGTGTTGGTTTTTTGTTGTAGCAAATTCAATTATATCTTACTAGTATTATCAGCTAAAGAATGAGTTGAAAAAAAATGGTGTGGGTCCAGCAATATCAATGAACAAGGATAGAAATGGACGTGGAGCTGGGGCTTCAGAGGTGGTGGAGAAGTTGGGAAATGTGACAATTGGAAGTCGGAGGCAGTATGGTGGACAAATAGGGGCACCACCTATGAAGGCTGGGGTGCAGTGGACTGCGGAATCTAATGACATGTTTCTGAGGCCAACCCAACAGATACCGTCTGGCAGAACTTTTACCAGAAAAGTAGCGGGATGAGATGGCTCCGCGTCATGCCTTTATATGCTTCATACTGATACTGctaataataaataacaattctactactactactactaataaTGCATGTCATTCAATACATGGATACAAAGAATGAGTGCTTtggtttgttttcttttgttctgtTGGAGTGGTTGTGCGTAGCAATAACCCATACAATAAAACATGGTTTCTGTTACAACCAAGTGATTGGATTTGCTTCTTCCTATTGACGTTGCTTGATAATGAAATGTGAGCTGTTTGTGTTTTTCTTCATATGTTTCGACTTTGGACTTAGTGTGCATTTTTCATtctcttaatttaatttataactaGTATCTTATTATATATACTTGTATACATATACTGGTAATATTAAGTTCTTTCGTCTACACAATCAGTTTCTCGAAATTTAATATGTCGTTTGCTGTTGGCATATTTCTGTATTCTAGTATCTATAATTTAGCTTATACAATGTTCAGGAAATAAAGGGTTTATAATAATCAGTGTTTGATTATAGAGGGAAAAGGAAATGGAaggattttttaaaataactttttataaaatattttatataaaaaatgatgaaaaaggaaaAGGTAAGTTATTTTATAATAGAAATGAGTTTATTACAAGTTTATGTATTTATGTTCCcttaaagttatattttgatCACAAAACTTTAAATAATTACTATATGGTTATCAATAATATTATTGCCATTTAATGTaattatttcaaatgaaaatttaaattaaagtttataattaatctttataaattttctatttagcaaatttaatattttccttttgttttcttttaatgtttatttattctttttcttctcttcttctccctttctttttcactctcatttTCAAATTGCGGTAGATTTTGGATTTCGTGGGACAAGAAGAAAATTTCTTATTACCAGCTCCAAAATTGAAGGAAAACGAACTTTACTCAAATATATAGCCATAGAGACCGTctaaatgcaaaaataaaaattaaccaaataatGAAATACTACATTGAAGCATTTGTCCaaatgagaaaaaagaaaaaacccttcAAAAACCCAGCTCCAAACGAAAAAGAGATACAAAGTTGCCCTTTTTTTTATGTCAACGAtaaatcataaaagtaaataactaaaaatatatcaaacaataaaaaatggAATTTGTTTCTTGAAAAACAGAACCAATTAGCGATATCTAAAGAAAGAAAGGTTTTCTTTTTAGTTCTAAGAGAAAACAATGAATATTATTGGATTAataaccaaataaaagaaaagttttcaaaatttcccTGGCTTTTCCTATTCCTTTCCCTCCTTGGTTTTATTGGTGATTAAGCGAAGAATGCTGGGGATATAGAGTGAGCAAAGCACTGCAGCTTAATGCTATCTCTTCTCTTGACGGCCAGGCCGGCCTAGCCTCAATCAAATCTCTTTAGCATTAATGGATTGAGTGAAATGAATTTATAAACCATAAAGCATTTGAATTTAGAGCAAAGCATAACTTAAATAATATAGCATAATATGAATTAGTTGTAAACTCGAGACAAAAATACCAGTACGTAACCATGTATGTAATGTCCCTTTTACTTTTTACGTGATCCACCCCCCCAAATGGATTGCCAAAAAACAGGCCAGTTCTTCTGAGCCTCATTCCATCCCAAGACTGACCCTTCTCTCAATGGATCCCAACTAGATGACACAATCCCATAACTCACCCCTAACAGTGCTGTCCCGAAGAAGATGAAGGTCACAATAAACGGCACCCACGTTGGTACATCGATTTTCAATCCAACCTTGAGATAataaaagaatgggaaaaacaaCAGCCCTACCAACAATGGAATCCCAACTGTGAATCCCATTCTGCTTATCATCCTGTTTGTTACCACTTCAGGTATCACCCCTGCCTCTGCTTCATtctcctcctcttcttcttcgTCTTCATTGTCATCACCACCACTCTTTGATTTCTttgtctttttgtttttcttgggTGGGGATCCAAAGCCTTTTGGGCTATTCAAGGTGGCATGTAGGGGTAGTAAGTACAATGGTCGGATTTGGTTTTGGGGGTTAACTGGGAATGGGGAAGATGATTTTGTGGGTTGGGCTGATGTCAATGAAGAGGGTTCCATGGTCAACTGCCTGCAAAGCTTACATACAAAACTCGATTTTTCATTCTGCAAATTCTATATAGATGAATCATATTaatttctatcttaaggaatatAATAAAGGAAACATGCATACCTTGAAACGGCAGTAGGATAAAGACGACAGTGCCAGAGCTGCCATTCACTTGAGCtacttcaattttttcttttcttggagTGCTTATTAAGTTGGTCCAGATATTGGAAGAAACACCCACAGATGAGAACACAAAAGCTTAcctttttaagttaaaattgttGCAGAATTCAGAAACTCAAGTATGATTGCCCTCACTGAAACCCCATTCGGATTCAGAAACCTTCTTACCACCAATTTACCAGACCGAAAGGAGAAGCGATAAGGTTATGATTCAAAGATGATCCGAAAGATCTCTAATAAGGGCTGGGCCGACTCGGGTAGTccaacaattttattttctttatctaAATTCATTTTCGGTCCAAGTCGtcgattttaatattaaaattgatgtgattagttaattaaatccagttcaattaaaaataacaaaacaaaagagaaatttacaaaaaagaaaaaaacataattatgtggatattttaatattaaaaaaaaccacGTTCAtcttttttcacattttatttttttataaaaaaaattcactcacaaaatcaatataTTTGTATAAAAGAGATCCATTTACGTTAATATAAAACTATAGTAGTTTTACATACTTTCAtaatttaaatggttaaatttatcaatataatcataattataatacacgtaaaattttaaatcaattccATATCTTTATTACATCAATCTAATAATTCTTACATTTAAGACATAATTAgataatcttttatttatttcacatgcatcattaaaatcaataaaaaggagTAAAAATATCATGAGAGTTCTTGCACTAAAAATCAAAATGTATTTTGCCTATTGCCTCTTAAAAATATATGCTAAATCAATGAGCAAATTgatattttctataaaaaaattatatctatttgtactattaaaaacggACATAATTGATAGAACAACCAAATATACCTCATGTTGAGGTACAATGACCAAATTTTAATAATGGGAGTAAATATAATTACCTATACATAGcctcaaaataccaaaataaaatatagCCCATAAATTAAATGAGATTCATTCGTCAATAAATAATCTTTAAAAAGTTTATACAGAAAATTggattaaaaaatgattaaaagagattatactaaattaattatattgggGCTTTCTTAAACCAATAAAATAGATGATATAAACAAATTTCAAACACACACGATTTCTATTAAATACCAAACAAATTTCCTTGTAAAAAGTTAGTCCCGTCAAATATGGAACCGAGTTGACATATGCAAAGACCGATCCGAAAATACAACTTATATAACAGTGAACAGTTTTGATGATGTAGCATATGACTAGAGAGACTGTGGATATTGCAGGACTTGTTGTTGAATTCTTTTCCGGTACTCATTTGGGTTCTGTATTAGCAAAGATAGCATATCGGAAAACAAAATTATAGAACAATAGAAATAAGTAAAGGCTAAACTTTTGTTACTTACCGATACGTAAAGCTGATGTCCCTCTGTTTGTGCAGCGTCGGTAGCATTGGGTTGATCAAGCAAATCTTGAATCCCCACTAGGATTTGTTTCACTGTAATGGATGGTCTCCATCCCTTGCAGGAAAAACAAGGTTTTTGCTTTAGCAAAaatggaattttaaataaaaaagattggtgtgGAAGTTTCTTACACGACGCTCGCTGAGGATAGACAAACACACAATTCCAGAAGGATAAACATTAGGATGGAAGAATCCATTTGGGAACTTGCATTTAGGGGGTTTGCTTGGGTACTCCTCACTGAAGTTGAGTGTCAGTGGAAAGTACCCCCCTTCCCAATCTGTCTGGAACATTTAAAAAATTGTGATTTAACTAATAAACAACCATAGAAATTTCAATGCAAATAAATCCTAGGCTTACATACAACATAAGAAAACTTCAAAGGTCCAAACTTtgattaaaagaattttttttgtgGACTGACCCCTTTTTTGCCGGGGATAACACAATGCCAAACCATCAAATCAACACTCCCATCTGCCCTTGTCTCAGGTTTAGCCACAAAacccttcaaaaaaaaaaaactataatatagtacagtaaaaaagaaaagagtcagaagagaagagaaaaatgttgaTACATGGGGATGATTTTTGCGCCAGGCTTTTCGTTCCTCTGCAAGACGACTGCGTGCGATACCATCCGACATGATATTTGGGAGGGTTTGTTTCTTTGTGTGACTACTGAGATTTTGAAGAGTTTGAAGATCAGTAGAGGTTGAATTGAAATGGGTCTTTTAAAACTGACTTTGTAATGTAACCTTTTATTTCCCTAACAAACGAGTCAAATATCAAGGCACTCTTATTGGCGCACTCATTGTCTTTATAGTTATACCACTAATAAATAAGGCGAGGAAAGGCTACGCAAGGAATAAATATATTGGgggtatattatatatacattttaaatacTACTAATAAAAAGGATCcttaaaaggtaaatttttttcttttttgaggtCTCCACCTGAAGAAAGGAAAATCCAAGTCTCTCTCTCTCTAACCATGAGTCTCTTCGGTCTGGGCAGGTGACCTCTAATTTGTAATTTCCACTTCGTTATATAATTTTCTCGtaaattagtttattattttccttcaatttctttttttttcattgctTATTTGCTATATTACGTTGATAAATCGTGTCGGATCTGCTGTAATTCTGCAGCTTTTTTTTGATTCAAGATCAGTTATCAACTCCTTTTTTTTGGGCTTTTATTGAAAGCTTTGATTAGAATTCTGgaaaatttttcatctttcttacTAATTTAAGCCTCGATTCTCTTTTTTCTTAACTGTGCTTGCAATCCAATTGTTTTCTAATCTTGGAGTCATTTGTGACGGTTTAACTATCGTCGTTAATTATTGTTCTTGCTGTGAAAGTTTCTAATCTTGGATGCATGTTGACCTAGTCTTTTATTTCTACGCAattaatgggttttttttttcttcttcttctgacTGCTTATAATTAGTATGCAAATCAGGTAGTTCTCATGGCTGGAATAATTAGAAAGGTCGAAAAAGGTATGCTAAATTATTGGTTTTTGACCTTAAAGATTATATGGCCTTTATTCACAAGGTTGAGCTTTGCATTTTCAAGCTGAACTTTATTGACTAGGTTGCAAATTAGGTCTGTTGACAATTTGCAGCCATTTTTAGAAGGCTCGTGGTGGCAGAATGATAACAAAAATTGAATTAACTGGAGCGAAAGAAAAAAGGGAATGTCCAAATCTAGTCTAAGGCTAATTAATATTTccaaaaatcaatttattaatcATCTTTGATCTTTCACAATTTTCAGTTAGAGAAAGAGTTCTGGCTTTCTATCTTGCTCTCTGCCATGCTATAAGAGTCCA contains:
- the LOC107929445 gene encoding cyclin-dependent kinase F-4 isoform X3; translated protein: MDRYKLIKEVGDGTFGRVWRAIHKQSGEIVAIKKMKKKYYSWEECVNLREVKSLQRMNHPNIVKLKEVIREHDILYFVFEYMECNLYQLMKDREKLFSEVEIRNWCFQVFQGLAYMHQRGYFHRDLKPENLLVTKDIIKIADFGLAREINSSPPYTEYVSTRWYRAPEVLLQSYLYTSIVDMWAMGAIMAELFTLRPLFPGTSEADEIYKICSVIGTPTKDSWPDGLNLARAINYQFPQFAGVHLSALIPSASDDAISLITSLCSWDPCKRPTAAEALQHPFFQGCFYVPPSLRPRIAVSRTPPSAGVRGTLEQQSVRRYSGAQPNGKFTGSFSSLKTNASFSTGADCAQRKPELLNQDLRKNDKPLKNYSKQTRYWPPGRRTTTISMNKDRNGRGAGASEVVEKLGNVTIGSRRQYGGQIGAPPMKAGVQWTAESNDMFLRPTQQIPSGRTFTRKVAG
- the LOC107929445 gene encoding cyclin-dependent kinase F-4 isoform X4; this translates as MDRYKLIKEVGDGTFGRVWRAIHKQSGEIVAIKKMKKKYYSWEECVNLREVKSLQRMNHPNIVKLKEVIREHDILYFVFEYMECNLYQLMKDREKLFSEVEIRNWCFQVFQGLAYMHQRGYFHRDLKPENLLVTKDIIKIADFGLAREINSSPPYTEYVSTRWYRAPEVLLQSYLYTSIVDMWAMGAIMAELFTLRPLFPGTSEADEIYKICSVIGTPTKDSWPDGLNLARAINYQFPQFAGVHLSALIPSASDDAISLITSLCSWDPCKRPTAAEALQHPFFQGCFYVPPSLRPRIAVSRTPPSAGVRGTLEQQSVRRYSGAQPNGKFTGSFSSLKTNASFSTGAQRKPELLNQDLRKNDKPLKNYSKQTRYWPPGRRTTTISMNKDRNGRGAGASEVVEKLGNVTIGSRRQYGGQIGAPPMKAGVQWTAESNDMFLRPTQQIPSGRTFTRKVAG
- the LOC107929445 gene encoding cyclin-dependent kinase F-4 isoform X2 — protein: MLIIVWHDIRYKLIKEVGDGTFGRVWRAIHKQSGEIVAIKKMKKKYYSWEECVNLREVKSLQRMNHPNIVKLKEVIREHDILYFVFEYMECNLYQLMKDREKLFSEVEIRNWCFQVFQGLAYMHQRGYFHRDLKPENLLVTKDIIKIADFGLAREINSSPPYTEYVSTRWYRAPEVLLQSYLYTSIVDMWAMGAIMAELFTLRPLFPGTSEADEIYKICSVIGTPTKDSWPDGLNLARAINYQFPQFAGVHLSALIPSASDDAISLITSLCSWDPCKRPTAAEALQHPFFQGCFYVPPSLRPRIAVSRTPPSAGVRGTLEQQSVRRYSGAQPNGKFTGSFSSLKTNASFSTGAQRKPELLNQDLRKNDKPLKNYSKQTRYWPPGRRTTTISMNKDRNGRGAGASEVVEKLGNVTIGSRRQYGGQIGAPPMKAGVQWTAESNDMFLRPTQQIPSGRTFTRKVAG
- the LOC107929445 gene encoding cyclin-dependent kinase F-4 isoform X1, which encodes MLIIVWHDIRYKLIKEVGDGTFGRVWRAIHKQSGEIVAIKKMKKKYYSWEECVNLREVKSLQRMNHPNIVKLKEVIREHDILYFVFEYMECNLYQLMKDREKLFSEVEIRNWCFQVFQGLAYMHQRGYFHRDLKPENLLVTKDIIKIADFGLAREINSSPPYTEYVSTRWYRAPEVLLQSYLYTSIVDMWAMGAIMAELFTLRPLFPGTSEADEIYKICSVIGTPTKDSWPDGLNLARAINYQFPQFAGVHLSALIPSASDDAISLITSLCSWDPCKRPTAAEALQHPFFQGCFYVPPSLRPRIAVSRTPPSAGVRGTLEQQSVRRYSGAQPNGKFTGSFSSLKTNASFSTGADCAQRKPELLNQDLRKNDKPLKNYSKQTRYWPPGRRTTTISMNKDRNGRGAGASEVVEKLGNVTIGSRRQYGGQIGAPPMKAGVQWTAESNDMFLRPTQQIPSGRTFTRKVAG